GCTGGTACGACGATATGCGACGGAGGTTCATGATCCCCAACTTGCAAAATATATTCGCCAAGGTCTGTTTCAATCACTTCACAGCCCAGTTGTTCGAGCGCAGGATTTAAATTGATTTCTTCTGTTACCATGGATTTAGATTTGACGATTTTTTTTGCCTGTTTTTTTTCGGTGATTTGTTGAATATAGCTAGTTGCTTCTGCGGCAGTTTTAGCAAAAAATACATGTCCACCACGATTTGCTACATTTTCACTTAGTTGATATAAGTAATAATCTAAATTGGCGAGAACATGCTGGCGAATTTCCTCACCATGTGAACGCCATTCTTCCCAGTGCCCAAGCTCATCTGCTTGCTGTAATCGGCGCGTTTGAAAACGTTCTTGCGCACTGGATACAGCACCTCGCATAAATGTATTTTCTAGCTCTTTCGATACTCGCTTGTTAAACCTATCATCGCTTGTTTTCATTGCCATTCGATTATCCTCCTCTAAAAGCCATTTATCGGCAGTTTAGTACTTCCGCAATATGCATCACTTTAATGGGTTTGCCTTGTCGCTCAATACGCCCCCCGATATTGATTAAACAGCCCGCATCCGCACCGATTAAAATATCTGCTTCCGTTTCTTCCACGTTTTGTACTTTTTCATTGACCATTTCTCCAGAAATATTCCCCATTTTTACTGAAAATGTGCCGCCAAAACCACAACAGCGGTCTTTTCCTGGGAGTTCTACGTATTGTAAACCTTTAACATTTCCTAATAATTTCATTGGTGCTTCTTTCACACCGAGCAATCTAGTCATATGGCAAGAAGTGTGGAATGTCGCTTTACCTTCTAAATGTGCACCTACATCTTCAATCTGTAGAATGTCTACAATAAATTCCGTGAATTCATATGTTTTAGCAGCTAATGCCTGAGCTTTCGGTTCCCAAATAGGATCACCTTTAAATACTTCAGGATATTCTTTAAACATATAAGCACAAGAGCCAGAAGGGGAGACGACGTACTGTGCATGTTCAAAAGCAGTTATCATTTTTTTCATCGCATTTTTCGAATCCTGTACATAACCACTATTATAAGCTGGCTGTCCACAGCAAATTTGATTTTCTGGGAAGTCGATGTCACAGCCTAGTCTTTCTAAAACTTCGACGACTGCTTTTCCTACCTCACCTTGAAACATATCGACTAAACAAGTCGCAAACAGTGTTACTTTCATGCTTATCGCTCCTTTTGTATGGATTTGCAATTTCAATTG
This DNA window, taken from Lysinibacillus sp. FSL M8-0337, encodes the following:
- a CDS encoding (Fe-S)-binding protein, with the protein product MKVTLFATCLVDMFQGEVGKAVVEVLERLGCDIDFPENQICCGQPAYNSGYVQDSKNAMKKMITAFEHAQYVVSPSGSCAYMFKEYPEVFKGDPIWEPKAQALAAKTYEFTEFIVDILQIEDVGAHLEGKATFHTSCHMTRLLGVKEAPMKLLGNVKGLQYVELPGKDRCCGFGGTFSVKMGNISGEMVNEKVQNVEETEADILIGADAGCLINIGGRIERQGKPIKVMHIAEVLNCR